From Brassica oleracea var. oleracea cultivar TO1000 chromosome C3, BOL, whole genome shotgun sequence, a single genomic window includes:
- the LOC106331172 gene encoding glutathione S-transferase T3-like: MDPYSQHCSFQNLLHSQQPITENPYQPVPREPYQSVHREPIVEVSASEASMFGPQWTEDGNNDAKILSDHKERRKWSPTEDGVLISAWLNTSKDPVIGNEQKEVAFWKRIAAYFAASPKLDGAQKREPTHCKARWGKINEGVCKFVGCFEAATKQRSSGQNEDDVLKLPHMIFFNDHKAKFTLDHAWLELRFDQKWISSSATKDKVMSKRRKLDDQSSTSVPVSHEEEEAMARPESVKAAKAKGKKPLRKQATLEAEEMEKMEFQSFWEIRQKDFALKSTLNKQKLLERLVAKSEPLSELEMQLKIKLLTELLA; encoded by the coding sequence ATGGATCCTTATAGTCAACATTGTAGCTTCCAAAACCTGTTACATAGTCAACAACCAATCACTGAAAACCCTTATCAGCCTGTCCCTCGTGAGCCTTATCAGTCTGTCCACCGTGAGCCAATTGTTGAAGTCTCTGCATCGGAGGCCTCTATGTTCGGTCCACAATGGACCGAAGATGGCAACAACGATGCAAAGATCTTGTCTGACCATAAAGAGAGACGAAAATGGTCACCAACAGAAGATGGGGTGCTGATAAGTGCTTGGCTGAACACCTCGAAAGATCCAGTGATTGGCAATGAACAGAAAGAAGTTGCGTTTTGGAAACGCATTGCTGCTTATTTTGCTGCGAGTCCAAAGCTGGATGGCGCGCAAAAGAGGGAGCCAACACACTGTAAAGCGAGATGGGGGAAGATTAATGAGGGCGTGTGTAAGTTTGTTGGGTGTTTTGAAGCAGCAACGAAGCAGAGATCGAGTGGACAGAACGAGGATGACGTTTTGAAGTTGCCTCACATGATTTTCTTCAATGATCACAAGGCCAAGTTCACATTAGATCATGCCTGGTTAGAGCTACGATTTGATCAGAAATGGATTTCTTCGTCTGCTACCAAGGATAAAGTTATGTCAAAGAGAAGGAAGTTGGATGACCAGTCATCAACCTCAGTGCCTGTAAGCCACGAAGAGGAAGAAGCCATGGCTCGGCCAGAAAGTGTCAAAGCAGCAAAGGCAAAAGGAAAGAAGCCACTGAGGAAGCAAGCGACTTTGGAAGCGGAAGAGATGGAGAAGATGGAGTTTCAAAGCTTTTGGGAGATTAGGCAGAAAGATTTTGCTTTGAAGTCAACTCTTAACAAACAAAAATTGCTTGAGCGCCTAGTTGCTAAGTCTGAGCCATTAAGTGAACTAGAAATGCAATTAAAAATTAAGCTTCTTACTGAGCTGTTGGCGTGA